One region of Mus musculus strain C57BL/6J chromosome 15, GRCm38.p6 C57BL/6J genomic DNA includes:
- the Ebag9 gene encoding receptor-binding cancer antigen expressed on SiSo cells — protein sequence MAITQFRLFKVCTCLATVFSFLKRLICRSGRGRKLSGDQITLPTTVDYSSVPKQTDVEEWTSWDEDAPTSVKIEGGNGNVATQQNSLEQLEPDYFKDMTPTIRKTQKIVIKKREPLNFGVPDGSTGFSSRLAATQDMPFIHQSSELGDLDTWQENSNAWEEEEDAAWQAEEVLRQQKIADREKRAAEQQRKKMEKEAQRLMKKEQNKIGVKLS from the exons ATGGCCATCACTCAGTTTCGGTTATTTAAAGTTTGTACCTGCCTAGCAACAGTGTTCTCGTTCCTAAAGAGATTAATATGCAG ATCTGGCAGAGGAAGGAAATTAAGTGGAGATCAAATAACTTTGCCCACTACAGTTGATTATTCGTCTGTCCCTAAGCAG ACAGATGTGGAGGAGTGGACTTCCTGGGATGAAGATGCACCCACAAGTGTAAAGATCGAAGGAGGGAATGGGAATGTGGCTACTCAGCAGAACTCTTTGGAACAACTGGAACCTGACTACTTCAAGGACATGACACCAACTATACGGAAAACTCAGAAA ATTGTCATTAAGAAGAGAGAACCATTGAATTTTGGTGTCCCAGATGGTAGCACGGGTTTTTCCAGTAGATTGGCAGCTACACAAGACATGCCTTTTATTCATCAATCT TCAGAATTAGGTGACTTAGATACATGGCAAGAAAATAGCAATGcgtgggaagaggaagaagatgcagCCTGGCAAGCAGAAGAGGTGCTGAG GCAGCAGAAAATtgcagacagagagaagagagcagcagaacaacagaggaagaaaatggagaagGAAGCGCAGCGCCTGATgaagaaggagcagaacaaaatcGGTGTGAAGCTTTCCTAA